In a genomic window of Roseimicrobium gellanilyticum:
- a CDS encoding Gfo/Idh/MocA family protein, whose amino-acid sequence MSQTIQIALVGAGMFGGDVHARAYADLQRFGIAGQLARVGLDMWNRDFADIRFDLVAVATRSEASAKKAAANFKDLTGHEPRAYHGDEPWTDILRDFPDLDVLAVATPDHLHTQPILAALDKGVHVITEKPMCLSIHEADEIIDLAKRRNRVVAVDMHKRYDPDHLRIKNDIQNRIGAPLYGTAYLEEPLEVSTSTFKWVESSDPFSYVGPHWTDLIHSYYQSKPVSLTAIGQKKRLVRDGINAYDAVQVRVDYENGMSINYHNNWITPADFEGPVNQGHEIVGADGKVESDQQYRGFRFWNNGGGSRTSNNHFTRDVARPDGTRGYLGYGVDSLTVGLAAICRMKYHGASRDDVASLYPTAEEARITTAIVHAAAEVRDLNFKYTQEGKGAPVTARFGADGITIVDPMRASEGVEGVFKKVYDRPL is encoded by the coding sequence ATGTCTCAAACCATCCAGATCGCCCTCGTCGGCGCCGGCATGTTCGGCGGTGATGTTCACGCCCGAGCGTACGCAGACCTGCAGCGCTTTGGCATCGCCGGCCAGCTTGCCCGTGTGGGACTGGACATGTGGAATCGCGACTTCGCGGACATCCGTTTTGACCTCGTGGCCGTGGCCACGCGCTCCGAAGCCTCTGCAAAAAAAGCCGCCGCGAACTTCAAGGACCTCACCGGTCATGAGCCGCGCGCCTATCACGGTGATGAACCTTGGACGGACATCCTGCGTGATTTCCCGGACCTTGATGTGCTTGCCGTGGCCACGCCGGACCACCTGCACACCCAGCCCATTCTCGCGGCACTGGACAAGGGAGTGCATGTCATCACGGAGAAGCCCATGTGCCTGAGCATTCATGAGGCGGATGAGATCATCGACCTCGCGAAGCGAAGGAATCGCGTGGTCGCGGTGGACATGCACAAACGCTACGACCCGGACCACCTGCGCATCAAGAACGACATCCAGAACCGCATCGGCGCCCCCCTGTATGGCACCGCGTATCTTGAGGAGCCGCTGGAGGTGAGCACCAGCACCTTCAAATGGGTGGAAAGCAGCGACCCCTTCAGCTACGTGGGGCCGCACTGGACGGATCTGATTCACAGCTACTACCAGAGCAAGCCCGTTTCACTCACCGCGATCGGCCAGAAGAAGCGTCTCGTACGTGATGGCATCAATGCCTATGACGCCGTGCAGGTCCGCGTGGACTACGAGAACGGCATGAGCATCAACTACCACAACAACTGGATTACTCCTGCCGACTTCGAAGGGCCGGTGAACCAGGGCCACGAAATCGTTGGCGCGGATGGCAAGGTGGAGAGCGACCAGCAGTACCGTGGTTTCCGCTTCTGGAACAACGGTGGTGGCTCACGCACGAGCAACAACCATTTCACCCGCGATGTCGCTCGTCCGGATGGCACGCGCGGTTACCTTGGCTACGGTGTCGACAGCCTCACCGTGGGCCTCGCCGCCATCTGCCGCATGAAGTATCATGGTGCATCACGAGATGATGTGGCGTCGCTTTATCCCACCGCGGAAGAGGCGCGCATCACCACTGCCATCGTCCATGCCGCGGCTGAGGTGCGTGACTTGAACTTCAAGTACACCCAGGAAGGCAAGGGCGCGCCCGTAACGGCTAGGTTCGGTGCCGATGGCATCACCATCGTGGATCCCATGCGCGCGAGCGAAGGGGTCGAGGGTGTGTTCAAGAAGGTGTATGACCGGCCGTTGTAG
- a CDS encoding PQQ-binding-like beta-propeller repeat protein translates to MKVSQPLWAACLLTVTLSSCLLPAASAANWPMWRGPTNDGVTEETDLPLQWSTTENVKWKVSLPDRGNSTPVVWGDKVFLTQPIEREGKRLLLCFDKKTGNKLWESGITYKEAELTHATNPYCSASPATDGERVVVFFGSAGVYCYDMNGKELWKRTDLGRQHHIWGNGTSPVIAGDRVFLNFGPGEKTVLYAFDKKTGKTLWEHNEPGGASGEGSGKKWLGSWSDPLLRKVDNRYELLMTYPGRACAFDPMTGKELWTCEGMTQLVYNSPVYADGLMVAVSSYGGSGMVVKAGGNGNVTSSHRVWHLPKIQQRIGSGVIHEGHYYILTDGGIAECRDLKTGEVVWNERLKGPGPTGQNWSSLVRSGDKLYAANQGGDCFVFKASPKFELLATNSLGEKIIGSIAVSDGQLFIRSYQNLWCIGK, encoded by the coding sequence ATGAAAGTTTCCCAGCCTCTTTGGGCAGCCTGTCTCCTGACCGTCACCCTTTCGTCCTGCCTCCTGCCCGCTGCCTCCGCGGCGAACTGGCCCATGTGGCGGGGACCCACCAACGACGGCGTCACTGAGGAAACGGATCTGCCGCTCCAGTGGAGCACGACGGAAAATGTAAAGTGGAAGGTGTCCCTGCCGGACCGTGGAAACTCCACCCCGGTGGTGTGGGGGGACAAGGTCTTCCTCACCCAACCCATCGAGCGTGAAGGGAAGCGGCTGCTGCTTTGCTTCGACAAGAAGACGGGCAACAAGCTGTGGGAATCCGGCATCACCTACAAGGAGGCCGAGCTCACGCACGCCACCAATCCCTACTGCTCCGCCTCGCCTGCGACGGATGGAGAACGCGTAGTGGTCTTCTTCGGCTCCGCAGGTGTGTACTGCTATGACATGAATGGCAAGGAACTGTGGAAGCGCACGGATCTGGGACGCCAGCATCACATTTGGGGGAATGGCACCTCGCCAGTGATCGCGGGAGATCGCGTGTTTCTGAACTTCGGCCCCGGGGAGAAGACGGTGCTGTACGCCTTTGACAAGAAGACCGGAAAGACCCTCTGGGAACACAATGAGCCGGGTGGCGCCTCAGGTGAAGGCTCCGGCAAGAAGTGGCTGGGCTCCTGGAGCGACCCGTTGCTCCGGAAGGTGGACAATCGTTATGAACTCCTCATGACCTATCCGGGTCGCGCGTGCGCCTTTGACCCCATGACGGGCAAGGAGCTCTGGACCTGCGAAGGCATGACGCAACTCGTCTACAACTCACCCGTGTACGCGGATGGCCTCATGGTTGCGGTGTCCAGCTACGGTGGCTCCGGCATGGTGGTGAAGGCTGGTGGAAATGGAAACGTGACCAGCAGCCACCGTGTGTGGCACCTGCCCAAGATCCAGCAGCGCATCGGTTCCGGTGTGATCCATGAGGGTCACTACTACATCCTCACGGACGGTGGCATTGCCGAGTGCCGTGACCTGAAGACTGGCGAGGTGGTGTGGAACGAACGACTCAAAGGACCCGGCCCCACGGGGCAGAACTGGTCCTCCCTCGTGCGTTCCGGAGACAAGCTGTATGCCGCCAATCAGGGTGGTGACTGCTTTGTCTTCAAGGCGAGCCCGAAGTTTGAGCTGCTGGCGACGAACTCGCTCGGTGAAAAGATCATCGGCAGCATCGCCGTGTCTGATGGCCAGCTCTTCATCCGCAGCTACCAGAACCTGTGGTGCATTGGGAAGTGA
- the pgsA gene encoding CDP-diacylglycerol--glycerol-3-phosphate 3-phosphatidyltransferase: MNLPNKLTVARFILTVVFVILFYVPLQNRVGLALLVFIAAALTDLADGKIARARGLVTNFGKLMDPLADKVLMTAALVFLAVAELHPIPAWIVVAVLAREFFVTGIRVVAANNGVILAAEKLGKHKMVWQVITTIYFLMLQASLEPNTRWLDAMFAWKPMSPGIFGVFCLVMMTGLTMISGFSYFWKNRKLFGDA; encoded by the coding sequence ATGAATCTTCCCAACAAGCTCACCGTTGCCCGTTTCATTCTCACGGTGGTGTTTGTCATTCTGTTCTACGTCCCGCTGCAGAACCGCGTGGGACTGGCGTTGCTGGTGTTCATCGCGGCCGCGCTCACGGATCTGGCGGATGGGAAAATCGCCCGCGCCCGGGGGCTGGTGACGAATTTCGGCAAGCTGATGGATCCCCTGGCGGACAAGGTGCTGATGACGGCGGCCCTGGTGTTTCTGGCCGTGGCGGAACTGCACCCGATTCCAGCGTGGATCGTGGTGGCCGTGCTGGCGCGTGAGTTCTTTGTGACCGGCATCCGTGTGGTGGCAGCGAACAACGGCGTCATCCTCGCGGCGGAGAAGCTGGGCAAGCACAAGATGGTCTGGCAGGTCATTACCACCATTTACTTTCTCATGCTGCAGGCAAGCCTGGAGCCGAACACACGTTGGCTGGATGCGATGTTCGCATGGAAACCCATGTCTCCCGGCATCTTCGGCGTGTTCTGCCTGGTGATGATGACGGGCCTTACCATGATATCAGGGTTCAGCTACTTCTGGAAGAACCGGAAGCTCTTTGGCGACGCCTGA
- a CDS encoding molybdopterin synthase catalytic subunit, whose protein sequence is MPPYAIILSETPIVSEVPTFADGEGAEVQFLGTVRGEEDGRAISGIDYSAYRPMADRELERICHRAQGELSPHRVEIQHRLGFVPAREPSIVIRVKTKHSAEGFELCRWYLREIKTSVPIWKKPVWA, encoded by the coding sequence GTGCCTCCCTACGCCATCATCCTTTCGGAAACGCCCATCGTCAGCGAAGTCCCCACCTTTGCCGATGGGGAGGGGGCGGAGGTGCAGTTTCTTGGGACTGTCCGTGGGGAGGAAGATGGACGGGCCATCTCCGGCATCGACTACAGCGCCTACCGCCCCATGGCCGACCGCGAGCTGGAGCGCATCTGTCATCGTGCCCAGGGCGAACTTTCGCCCCATCGGGTGGAGATTCAGCACCGTCTCGGTTTCGTGCCTGCCAGGGAGCCCAGCATTGTGATTCGCGTGAAGACAAAACACAGTGCCGAGGGCTTTGAGCTCTGCCGCTGGTACCTGCGCGAAATCAAAACCTCCGTGCCCATCTGGAAGAAGCCGGTCTGGGCGTGA
- a CDS encoding 3-keto-disaccharide hydrolase, whose protein sequence is MKPLSLFILLATSTLGFAAEPVSLFNGKDLDNWSFKTGKGTPKWEVAAAKVDESNPKLLTRAGGGSGSGIGGLAGDIISSQSSLVNFATKHGDSVDIYSKEKFGSCLIELEVMVPKGSNSGIYVMGEYEVQVFDSSGKADDKMGPGDMGAIYGAAVPKVNACKAPGEWQKYVIDWQAPKFDASGKKIANAKFIKVELNGKVMHENLEMPGPTPSGVTGKEAAEGPIMFQGDHGPVAYRNIKITPR, encoded by the coding sequence ATGAAGCCTCTCTCCCTGTTCATTCTCCTCGCGACTTCCACACTCGGCTTTGCCGCTGAGCCCGTCTCCCTTTTCAATGGGAAGGACCTCGACAACTGGAGTTTCAAGACCGGGAAAGGAACGCCCAAGTGGGAAGTGGCAGCGGCGAAGGTGGATGAATCCAATCCCAAGCTGCTGACCAGGGCTGGGGGCGGCTCCGGTTCCGGAATCGGAGGCCTTGCTGGGGATATCATCAGCTCTCAGTCGAGCTTGGTAAACTTCGCCACCAAACACGGCGACAGCGTGGACATCTACTCCAAGGAGAAGTTCGGCTCGTGCCTCATCGAGCTGGAAGTCATGGTGCCCAAGGGCTCCAACTCTGGCATCTACGTGATGGGTGAATATGAAGTGCAGGTGTTCGATTCCTCCGGCAAGGCCGATGACAAGATGGGTCCCGGAGACATGGGCGCCATCTATGGCGCGGCTGTGCCCAAGGTGAATGCCTGCAAGGCTCCGGGCGAATGGCAGAAATATGTCATCGACTGGCAGGCACCCAAGTTCGATGCGAGCGGCAAGAAGATTGCCAATGCGAAGTTCATCAAGGTGGAGCTGAACGGCAAGGTGATGCACGAAAATCTGGAGATGCCCGGCCCCACTCCCTCTGGTGTCACCGGCAAGGAAGCCGCGGAAGGTCCCATCATGTTCCAGGGTGACCACGGTCCCGTCGCCTACCGGAACATCAAGATCACGCCACGCTAG
- a CDS encoding ester cyclase, with protein sequence MFRVRVDSCGNKEANMTTVECSPKEIGRRWFEEVWNQRNVNVITELLAPDARGHMEGGQEVVGARDFIVFHQNLLKAMPDLRISVRNVLSDGDDVCVHWEATATHTGTAFGIPSSGRKLAFNGMTWFRVDNGVIVEGWDCWNQGGLFAQMSQAV encoded by the coding sequence ATGTTTCGTGTCCGAGTTGATAGCTGCGGCAACAAGGAGGCAAACATGACCACCGTGGAATGCTCACCGAAAGAAATCGGAAGGCGCTGGTTTGAGGAGGTATGGAATCAGCGGAACGTCAATGTCATCACGGAACTGCTCGCGCCGGATGCCCGGGGTCACATGGAGGGAGGGCAGGAGGTTGTGGGAGCGAGGGATTTCATCGTGTTCCACCAGAATCTACTGAAGGCCATGCCGGACCTGCGCATCTCGGTGCGCAATGTCCTTTCCGATGGAGACGATGTCTGTGTGCACTGGGAGGCCACCGCTACACACACGGGCACGGCCTTCGGTATTCCTTCGTCCGGCCGGAAACTCGCCTTCAATGGCATGACTTGGTTCCGCGTGGACAATGGTGTGATCGTGGAAGGTTGGGACTGCTGGAATCAGGGCGGCCTGTTTGCGCAGATGTCGCAAGCCGTGTGA
- a CDS encoding PQQ-binding-like beta-propeller repeat protein, translating into MKPTHFATRTTLLALALALPTLLPAQTRSSLPPRGGVTVATAAVGDWPTFRGADRTDISKETGLLKQWPSSGPKKLWTYENAGFGYSGFAIAGGTLYTLGARDSVEYLVAVDANTGKEKWAAEIGPLLTNGWGDGPRATPTVDGDRVYAMGGKGDLVCVSAKDGKEQWKASMTEAGGKVPGWGYCESPLVDGKLVICTPGGPKGTLMALDKMTGKQVWQSEEWTDGAQYASPIVIEHGGKRQYVQLTMQNFAGVNAADGKVVWKSAFPGKTAVIPTPIYKDGQVYVAAGYGVGCKSVKLTGSAEPEVLYENTNMVNHHGGVILVGDYLYGHSDKGGWTCQDFKTGEVKWAENGKLKKGAIHCADGMLYLLEENTGTVVLIEASPNGWNEHGRFVLEPQTTNRNPKGKIWVHPVVSNGKLYLRDQEFVSCFDLKK; encoded by the coding sequence ATGAAGCCCACCCACTTCGCCACCCGCACCACCCTGCTCGCGCTCGCTCTGGCGCTTCCCACCCTGCTGCCTGCGCAGACACGTTCCAGTCTGCCTCCTCGCGGGGGCGTCACCGTTGCCACGGCTGCCGTGGGTGATTGGCCCACGTTCCGCGGAGCCGACCGCACGGACATTTCCAAGGAAACCGGACTGCTGAAGCAGTGGCCTTCTTCCGGACCCAAGAAACTGTGGACCTATGAAAATGCCGGTTTCGGCTATTCCGGCTTCGCCATCGCAGGTGGCACCCTGTACACCCTCGGAGCGCGTGACTCGGTGGAGTATCTCGTCGCGGTGGACGCGAACACCGGCAAGGAGAAGTGGGCCGCGGAAATCGGGCCGCTGCTGACCAATGGCTGGGGAGATGGCCCACGTGCCACACCCACGGTGGACGGTGACCGCGTCTATGCCATGGGCGGAAAGGGCGACCTCGTGTGCGTCAGCGCCAAGGATGGCAAGGAACAGTGGAAGGCCAGCATGACCGAAGCGGGCGGCAAGGTCCCCGGCTGGGGCTATTGCGAATCTCCGCTGGTGGATGGCAAGCTCGTCATCTGCACCCCCGGCGGCCCCAAAGGCACCCTGATGGCGCTCGACAAGATGACCGGCAAACAGGTCTGGCAGAGCGAGGAGTGGACGGACGGCGCGCAGTACGCCAGCCCCATCGTGATTGAGCACGGCGGCAAGCGTCAGTACGTGCAGCTCACCATGCAGAACTTTGCCGGAGTGAATGCGGCGGATGGCAAGGTCGTCTGGAAGTCCGCCTTCCCGGGCAAGACGGCCGTGATTCCCACCCCCATCTACAAGGATGGCCAGGTGTATGTGGCAGCTGGCTACGGCGTGGGCTGCAAGTCCGTGAAACTCACGGGCAGCGCCGAGCCGGAAGTGCTCTATGAAAACACCAACATGGTGAACCATCACGGCGGTGTGATCCTCGTGGGTGACTATCTCTACGGCCACTCTGACAAGGGCGGCTGGACCTGCCAGGACTTCAAGACTGGCGAGGTGAAGTGGGCGGAGAACGGCAAGCTCAAGAAGGGCGCCATCCACTGCGCGGACGGCATGCTCTACCTGCTGGAGGAAAACACCGGCACCGTGGTGCTCATTGAGGCGTCACCGAACGGTTGGAATGAGCATGGGCGATTCGTCCTGGAGCCGCAGACGACGAACCGCAATCCCAAGGGCAAAATCTGGGTCCACCCCGTGGTCAGCAATGGAAAGCTGTACCTGCGGGACCAGGAGTTCGTTTCCTGCTTTGACCTGAAGAAATAA
- a CDS encoding beta strand repeat-containing protein: MARLSLCRPFLRIASLAAIFSFSCLTWVQGVDVTWKGTTNVWGTATNWTSDPTLPTASDRVIFGNAGASLSINTGEDRFVGGVLFNGSGSYAINVNVGVLYVGNQGIEVTSGTQNFNSGNVRLNAPGDTTILNNGTLNFNNGIMYHRTSGSGNKVLTFDGSGNTTVARFERRSNTYDMSLIKNGSGTLTISGSAAGPAGSNAAGAITGSTTINAGKVRINAEANLGGDAAAFNAGLLTLNGGTLGAFASFTIDDANRGVTLGSSGGTFDVETGFTLTVANVITGTGGLAKTGAGTLVLSGVNTYAGLTTVTAGILNVQGNSALGTADAGTVVSSGTTLQVQGNIDLGAEALTLSGVGVTGQAGALVNVSGTNIIGGALTLGADTTIASLAGQLNLTSTAAVVGNNSVLTLTGAGNGSLSGAMDASVKSLTKSGAGNWILNGANTYTGATTVTNGTLTIGSAGSLGNTEVTVQTGATFNVLGTTGTSEVSVQTGGTLAGSGTMGGAVTLVNGSTLSAGDSLVAGSTGTLSIGGGLSLANETSLNFNLGTDSDRVAVTGNLLLNGVLRIHQGVGFGEASSYTLFSYTGTLADAGLALAGPLSGYNYSITSGAGQVNLQVNQTGLQFWDGGNTSQNGSIDGGPGIWSNVAGNTNWTNGTGSTNAAWSAGQTAVFLGTPGDVQVADTIAVGGLQFGSSYNLVDAGGNVGKLAITAAATEVRVDPSITANIGVAITGTGGINKTSTGTLVLSAVSNYTGATTVREGTLKIGVNNALPTGTALTIGSDGLAAHLDASTASLTVGSLHVASNVSATSTVTIGAGQTLSVTGSGGFKVGVAGTYKVKTNATFSGGGSLVVNNTAANFEAGIQPNTSMTVGPGGDPTFDGASNANTTVVDMTGLSSVTANVNNFRVGFGMNNATTLNLSNTANSITANAIQISHSDGRNAQASTLFLGGGTNVLLTDNLEIGISKGVGTLKFLSAAGTVEIRGKSGAATNITLGATGDTITAAGPSGTLDLSGHMATVVANNLVMGSRTTTSGAATGVLNFGGGTFTVNNVDMGILTVGTSSTINTTLNISGGTFTVNAGGAFRMATFSSPAATGRVNATVNITGGTLVSNVDIVEVGGTNATTGNTNTVIKLDGGTLDMTGHNIGSAANTINTLTLASGTLKDTGEINGGAAISKTTTGMLVMQGNNAYSGATTVSAGTLLVNNTYTGTSSATGSNTVTVNGGTTFGGNGRVAGPVTVNTSATLAPGGNATTIANGVSGLNTDVGTLKIDNNLTVSTGANLALQIKTDGTHGLTVTRDAVTKMLTSVSGTSEDGGNDRLLITGDISLHSGAKITVTLAAGYNATSGSVFDLLDWASVNGGSAIDSAFYDFAGNGRRTGADNQAFGLILPDVTVLGSDYFWDVSRFGSSGTISLVPEPGRALLFMVGLGALLLPRRRRR, from the coding sequence ATGGCCCGATTGTCTCTCTGCCGTCCTTTCCTTCGTATCGCTAGTCTCGCGGCAATCTTTTCCTTCTCATGCCTCACGTGGGTGCAGGGTGTGGACGTCACCTGGAAAGGCACCACCAACGTGTGGGGCACGGCCACGAACTGGACCTCTGATCCCACGCTGCCAACGGCCAGCGACCGCGTGATTTTCGGCAATGCCGGCGCCTCCCTGAGTATCAACACAGGGGAGGACCGTTTTGTGGGCGGGGTTCTCTTCAACGGAAGCGGGAGCTACGCCATCAACGTGAATGTCGGGGTGCTCTACGTGGGGAATCAGGGCATCGAGGTGACCTCAGGCACGCAGAATTTCAACTCGGGGAACGTGCGTCTGAACGCTCCCGGGGACACCACGATCCTGAACAACGGGACGCTGAACTTCAACAACGGCATCATGTATCACCGCACGTCGGGGTCCGGGAACAAGGTGCTCACCTTCGACGGCTCTGGGAATACCACCGTGGCCAGGTTCGAGCGCCGGTCGAATACCTATGACATGAGCCTGATCAAAAATGGGTCAGGCACGCTCACGATCAGCGGCTCAGCCGCTGGGCCTGCGGGCAGCAATGCCGCAGGCGCCATCACGGGTTCCACGACCATCAACGCGGGCAAGGTGCGGATCAATGCCGAGGCGAATCTCGGCGGAGACGCTGCTGCGTTCAATGCAGGATTGCTCACACTGAATGGCGGCACCTTGGGAGCCTTTGCCTCCTTCACGATCGATGATGCCAATCGTGGTGTGACGCTGGGCTCCAGCGGCGGCACTTTTGATGTGGAGACGGGCTTCACGCTGACCGTGGCCAATGTCATCACCGGCACCGGCGGCCTGGCAAAAACGGGTGCGGGCACGTTGGTCCTCTCCGGGGTGAATACTTACGCCGGTCTCACGACGGTGACCGCGGGTATCTTGAATGTGCAAGGCAACAGCGCACTGGGCACGGCGGACGCGGGAACGGTGGTGAGCAGTGGTACCACGTTGCAGGTGCAGGGGAATATTGATCTTGGCGCGGAGGCCTTGACCCTCAGTGGCGTGGGCGTTACGGGGCAGGCAGGGGCACTGGTGAATGTCAGCGGCACGAATATCATCGGGGGCGCGCTCACCTTGGGGGCAGACACCACCATCGCCTCGCTTGCAGGCCAGTTGAACCTCACCAGCACTGCGGCAGTCGTGGGAAACAACAGCGTGCTGACCCTCACGGGCGCGGGGAATGGCAGCCTGTCCGGTGCCATGGATGCCAGTGTGAAGAGCCTCACCAAGTCCGGTGCGGGCAACTGGATATTGAACGGCGCCAACACCTACACGGGCGCCACCACCGTCACCAACGGCACCTTGACCATCGGCAGCGCAGGCAGCCTGGGCAATACGGAGGTCACCGTGCAGACTGGCGCGACGTTCAATGTGCTGGGCACCACGGGCACCAGCGAGGTGTCTGTTCAGACCGGTGGCACCCTGGCAGGCTCAGGCACCATGGGTGGCGCGGTCACTTTGGTAAACGGCTCCACCCTGTCCGCAGGTGATTCTCTCGTGGCCGGCAGCACGGGGACACTGAGCATCGGAGGAGGGCTGAGTCTTGCGAATGAGACCTCGCTGAACTTCAACCTCGGTACGGATAGCGACCGGGTCGCCGTTACCGGGAATCTCCTGCTGAATGGCGTGCTGCGCATCCATCAGGGCGTGGGGTTTGGAGAGGCGTCCTCCTACACGCTCTTCTCCTACACTGGCACCCTGGCAGATGCGGGATTGGCGCTGGCAGGTCCATTGTCAGGATACAATTATTCCATCACGTCAGGAGCGGGACAGGTGAATCTGCAGGTGAACCAGACGGGGTTGCAGTTTTGGGATGGAGGCAACACATCGCAGAATGGATCCATCGATGGAGGTCCCGGTATTTGGAGCAATGTGGCAGGGAATACGAACTGGACCAATGGCACTGGCAGTACCAATGCAGCCTGGTCAGCAGGGCAGACGGCGGTATTCCTGGGAACGCCAGGAGATGTCCAGGTGGCAGACACGATCGCCGTGGGAGGCCTGCAGTTTGGCAGCAGCTACAACCTCGTGGATGCCGGCGGCAACGTGGGCAAGCTGGCCATCACGGCGGCTGCTACAGAGGTTCGCGTGGATCCTTCAATCACCGCAAACATCGGTGTGGCCATCACCGGTACGGGTGGCATCAACAAGACAAGCACCGGCACCCTGGTGCTTTCCGCGGTGAGCAACTACACTGGAGCCACCACCGTGCGTGAGGGAACACTGAAGATTGGGGTCAACAATGCCCTGCCCACTGGCACTGCATTGACCATTGGCTCGGACGGGCTCGCGGCCCATCTGGATGCCAGCACCGCCAGCCTCACCGTGGGCAGCTTGCACGTGGCCTCCAACGTCTCCGCGACGAGCACGGTCACCATCGGAGCCGGGCAGACGCTTTCCGTGACGGGCAGTGGTGGATTCAAGGTCGGTGTGGCAGGCACCTACAAGGTCAAAACAAACGCCACCTTCTCGGGCGGCGGTTCCCTGGTGGTGAACAACACCGCAGCCAACTTCGAAGCGGGCATCCAGCCAAACACCAGCATGACAGTGGGCCCAGGAGGCGACCCGACTTTCGATGGCGCGAGCAATGCCAACACGACAGTCGTGGACATGACCGGGCTGTCGTCCGTCACGGCCAACGTGAACAACTTCCGCGTGGGCTTTGGGATGAACAATGCCACGACCTTGAACCTCTCCAACACGGCGAACTCGATTACCGCGAATGCCATTCAAATCTCCCACAGCGATGGGCGGAATGCCCAGGCGAGCACCCTGTTTCTGGGCGGCGGCACCAATGTGCTCCTCACAGACAATCTCGAAATCGGCATCTCCAAGGGCGTGGGCACGTTGAAATTTCTCTCGGCGGCCGGCACGGTTGAGATTCGCGGCAAGTCAGGCGCTGCCACGAACATCACCCTCGGAGCCACCGGTGACACCATCACGGCCGCCGGGCCCAGTGGCACCCTGGACTTGAGCGGTCACATGGCGACCGTGGTGGCCAACAATCTGGTGATGGGCAGCCGCACCACCACGAGCGGCGCTGCCACCGGAGTGCTGAACTTCGGCGGTGGCACTTTCACCGTGAACAATGTGGACATGGGCATCCTGACGGTAGGCACCTCGAGCACCATCAACACCACGCTGAACATCAGCGGCGGTACTTTCACAGTGAATGCCGGTGGCGCCTTCCGGATGGCCACCTTCTCAAGTCCAGCAGCCACAGGTCGTGTGAATGCCACCGTGAATATCACGGGCGGCACCCTGGTTTCCAATGTGGACATCGTCGAGGTGGGCGGGACCAATGCCACGACCGGCAACACGAACACGGTCATCAAGCTGGATGGAGGCACGCTCGACATGACCGGCCACAATATCGGCTCCGCCGCGAACACCATCAACACCCTCACCCTCGCCTCCGGCACCCTGAAGGACACGGGTGAGATCAATGGCGGCGCTGCCATCAGCAAGACCACGACCGGCATGCTCGTCATGCAAGGGAACAATGCCTACTCCGGCGCCACCACGGTGAGTGCGGGCACCCTGCTGGTGAACAACACCTACACCGGCACGAGCTCCGCCACGGGCAGCAACACCGTGACCGTCAACGGAGGCACCACCTTTGGCGGAAACGGACGTGTGGCAGGACCCGTGACGGTCAATACCAGCGCCACGCTCGCCCCCGGGGGCAACGCCACCACGATTGCCAACGGCGTCAGCGGCCTGAACACAGATGTGGGCACCCTGAAGATTGACAATAATCTGACCGTCAGCACCGGTGCCAATCTCGCTCTGCAAATCAAGACCGATGGCACCCATGGCCTGACGGTCACCCGCGATGCCGTTACCAAAATGCTCACCTCCGTCTCTGGAACCTCGGAGGACGGCGGGAACGATCGCCTTCTGATCACCGGTGACATTTCGCTCCACTCGGGTGCGAAGATCACCGTCACGCTGGCTGCCGGGTACAATGCCACCTCGGGCAGTGTGTTCGATCTGCTGGACTGGGCCAGTGTGAATGGCGGCAGCGCGATCGACAGCGCCTTCTATGACTTCGCTGGAAATGGAAGGCGCACCGGAGCGGACAACCAGGCCTTTGGCTTGATCCTTCCGGACGTCACCGTGTTGGGCAGTGACTATTTCTGGGACGTGAGCCGGTTCGGCAGTTCCGGGACCATCTCCCTCGTGCCGGAGCCGGGAAGGGCCCTGCTTTTCATGGTGGGACTGGGCGCCTTGTTGCTCCCGCGCCGCCGCCGCAGATAG